One genomic region from Nymphalis io chromosome 18, ilAglIoxx1.1, whole genome shotgun sequence encodes:
- the LOC126775577 gene encoding clavesin-1-like: MPGKLKQQSLEMEYKKTGINPSDIASLRRWLKTQPHLPEKYITDLDLILTYFCCYKSSEVSKQVLDVHFTLKTLFTNLFYNRVVDERLLKTLNVVLVMPLQVRTYNNSYIVYHRLIDYDTKNFVFSDIIRAVLMLMDLRQYEDGTWPGFIILIDLNGVTLSHITKLDLQTVQQLLYYLQEAMLVKLKGLHFMNAPSYVDRLLMVLRPFLKKELMDQLCIHPVGSNSIEKLLPIEALPKEAGGQYKTFEEAKKYTIEKVLANKDFFINENKKRVVESLRPGKPKTITDIFGGVEGSFKKLEID, from the exons ATGCCGGGAAAGCTTAAGCAACAGTCGCTCGAGATGGAGTACAAGAAGACAGGAATTAATCCGTCCGACATCGCTTCTTTACGTCGTTGGCTCAAAACGCAACCTCATCTACCAGAAAAATATATCACTG ATCTCGACTTAATCCTCACCTACTTTTGCTGTTACAAGAGTTCAGAAGTATCAAAACAAGTGTTGGATGTTCATTTTACTCTGAAGACGCTTTTCACCAATTTATTCTACAACAGAGTTGTGGATGAGAGGTTATTAAAAACTCTAAATGTTGT CTTAGTGATGCCGCTTCAAGTTCGCACCTACAACAACAGTTATATAGTATACCATCGACTTATAGACTACGACACTAAGAATTTTGTCTTCTCAGATATAATCAg gGCAGTACTAATGTTAATGGATTTAAGACAGTACGAAGATGGCACTTGGCCGGGGTTTATTATTCTGATTGATTTGAACGGTGTCACGCTAAGCCATATCACCAAACTCGATTTACAAACAGTGCAACAGCTTTTGTATTATTTGCAG GAAGCAATGTTAGTGAAGCTAAAAGGCTTACACTTCATGAACGCGCCGTCATACGTTGACAGATTACTTATGGTATTAAGACCGTTCTTGAAAAAGGAGCTAATGGACCAACTTTGCATCCACCCAGTTGGGTCAAATTCGATTGAGAAATTATTGCCGATTGAGGCACTACCCAAGGAAGCTGGAGGGCAATACAAGACTTTTGAAGAAGCAaaga aATACACAATCGAAAAGGTTCTAGCAAACAAGgatttctttataaatgaaaacaaaaagagAGTCGTCGAATCATTAAGGCCTGGAAAACCGAAGACAATTACAGATATATTTGGTGGCGTGGAGGGTTCATTTAAGAAGTTAGAAATAGATTAA
- the LOC126775578 gene encoding alpha-tocopherol transfer protein-like: protein MKQITLDEEYKKDTRITPHDVAELRKWLQTQPHLPEKYISDLDLILAYHCCHNSSGLTKQVLDLNLTLRTLFNNIFKDRYNDRIEKIVTNILMTTLSKRTKEGYVIFYTRLLNNDPKVFHFGDAVKAVLMIIELYQYEEGTWPGMLLTVDFKDVTLAHLAKIDLFYLQHFLYYLQEAILLRLKGMHFMNAPPFIDKVLLMMKPFMKKELMDMLYVHTTGSKTVEDYIPSEALPKESGGNAESVEKHRDIVLAKLKDHKPYFEEESQKRVTESLRAGKQKTISDIFGGVEGSFKKLEID, encoded by the exons ATGAAACAGATAACCTTGGATGAAGAGTATAAAAAGGATACAAGGATAACACCGCATGATGTCGCAGAGCTACGAAAATGGCTTCAAACGCAACCCCACTTGCCCGAAAAGTATATATcag ATCTGGACCTTATCCTCGCATATCATTGCTGTCACAACAGTTCAGGTTTGACGAAGCAAGTTTTAGACTTGAATTTAACACTACGAACGCtgttcaataacatttttaaggaTCGTTATAATGATCGCATagaaaaaattgttacaaacat TTTGATGACAACCCTATCGAAGCGAACGAAAGAAGGCTATGTGATATTTTATACTCGTCTTTTGAATAATGATCCCAAGGTCTTCCATTTTGGAGATGCAGTAAA agcAGTGCTTATGATTATCGAATTGTATCAGTATGAAGAAGGTACATGGCCCGGAATGCTCCTTACGGTCGACTTTAAGGACGTAACTCTTGCTCACTTAGCGAAAATCGACTTATTCTATTTACAACATTTCCTATACTATCTTCAG gAAGCAATACTTTTAAGACTCAAAGGAATGCATTTTATGAACGCACCACCTTTTATCGACAAGGTATTGTTGATGATGAAACCATTTATGAAGAAAGAGTTGATGGACATGTTATACGTCCACACTACCGGTTCCAAGACTGTAGAAGATTACATACCAAGCGAGGCGCTGCCCAAAGAATCTGGTGGCAACGCAGAAAGTGTTGAGAAACATAGAG aTATTGTTTTGGCGAAATTAAAAGATCACAAGCCATATTTTGAGGAAGAGAGTCAAAAACGAGTAACAGAATCTCTTAGGGCGGGCAAACAGAAGACTATATCAGATATATTTGGAGGGGTCGAAGGGTCGTTCAAAAAGTTAGAAATTGATTAA